In Nicotiana tabacum cultivar K326 chromosome 17, ASM71507v2, whole genome shotgun sequence, one DNA window encodes the following:
- the LOC107809398 gene encoding 11S globulin seed storage protein 1-like yields MNSGCPETFQSSQQTQQRIRGRRFQDRHQKIEQFRQGDIMAFPAGAAHWLYNEGNEEVVLVVLEDASNNANQLDQTSRRFFIAGNPQQGQQQQGSQYGGSTMRREQFRSGNVFNGFDIEILSEAFGVGREMARRLQGQDDMRGHIVSVQERLRVIRPPFSQEEQGQYGRGPMTNGIEETICTAKVRENIDNPSRADIYNPRAGRLSTVNSFTLPILSFLRLSAARGVLYRNSMMAPHWYKNAHSIIYITRGESRIQIVDHRGRAVLDDQVREGQCLVVPQNYAVVKQAGNEGCEWIAFNTNDNAMINTLSGRTSAIRGLPLDVIANAYQISRDEARRLKFNRDETLIFSSNRRSPRSYERVIGLVDETNTTSIA; encoded by the exons ATGAACTCGGGTTGCCCCGAGACATTCCAATCCTCTCAACAAACTCAACAGAGAATTAGAGGCAGAAGATTTCAAGATCGCCATCAAAAGATTGAACAATTTAGGCAGGGTGATATTATGGCATTTCCTGCAGGTGCTGCACATTGGCTATATAATGAAGGAAATGAAGAGGTTGTTCTTGTTGTTCTTGAAGATGCCTCTAACAATGCCAATCAATTGGATCAAACCTCTCGG AGGTTCTTTATTGCTGGAAACCCGCAACAAGGACAACAACAACAAGGGAGCCAGTATGGTGGCAGCACTATGCGAAGGGAGCAATTTCGATCAGGCAATGTTTTCAATGGCTTTGACATAGAAATTCTATCAGAAGCATTTGGTGTTGGTAG GGAAATGGCGAGGAGGCTACAAGGACAAGATGACATGAGAGGTCACATTGTTAGTGTTCAAGAAAGGCTTAGAGTAATTAGGCCACCTTTTTCACAAGAAGAACAAGGACAATATGGTCGTGGTCCTATGACTAATGGAATTGAAGAGACAATTTGTACTGCTAAGGTTAGAGAAAACATTGACAATCCCTCTCGTGCTGATATATACAACCCGCGTGCAGGACGTTTAAGCACTGTCAATAGTTTCACTCTGCCCATTCTTAGCTTCCTCAGACTCAGTGCCGCTAGGGGAGTTCTCTACAGA AATTCGATGATGGCACCACATTGGTATAAGAATGCACACAGCATAATCTACATAACGAGAGGGGAATCAAGAATTCAGATAGTAGATCACAGAGGAAGAGCAGTGCTAGATGATCAAGTTCGCGAAGGACAATGTTTAGTAGTGCCACAGAACTATGCAGTTGTAAAACAAGCAGGAAATGAAGGATGTGAATGGATAGCATTCAACACTAATGACAATGCCATGATCAACACCCTGAGTGGCCGTACCTCGGCCATTCGGGGGCTTCCCTTGGATGTCATTGCCAATGCTTATCAGATATCGAGGGATGAAGCGCGGAGGCTTAAGTTTAACAGGGACGAAACGCTCATTTTCAGTTCTAATAGAAGATCGCCGCGTTCCTATGAGAGAGTAATTGGTCTGGTTGATGAGACTAATACTACTAGTATTGCTTGA